A stretch of the Clostridium fungisolvens genome encodes the following:
- a CDS encoding PTS lactose/cellobiose transporter subunit IIA, whose translation MDEENDLVSMTIIANSGDARSFAFQALEEAKTGNFEKAEELLAKSDEAANLAHKAQTELLFKEANGFKQELNVLLVHSQDHLMTSMLANELIKEIVLLYKNK comes from the coding sequence ATGGACGAAGAAAATGATTTAGTATCAATGACAATTATTGCAAATTCAGGTGATGCACGCTCTTTTGCATTTCAAGCTTTGGAAGAAGCTAAAACTGGAAACTTTGAAAAAGCAGAAGAGCTTTTAGCAAAATCTGATGAAGCAGCCAACCTAGCTCATAAAGCACAAACAGAGTTATTATTCAAAGAAGCCAATGGTTTTAAGCAAGAGCTTAATGTGTTACTTGTTCACTCACAGGATCACTTAATGACAAGCATGCTTGCAAATGAGCTTATTAAAGAAATTGTTTTATTATACAAAAATAAATAA
- a CDS encoding DUF3284 domain-containing protein, translating into MKLTRILKINEKDFYDFLEKDLLSNINQCMSKELSAKDIKKGLKYSKYDNDAHTRIDITILDYKRGEFYKSQIKSLLDTITISYETEVVDEGLKVIFNQHIESFEKEKHNKLMRMFSEAVYYGRMTDTLYDIQKKILNSKEGIVEPVHPQQAEYKHLKKLFSKEI; encoded by the coding sequence ATGAAACTAACAAGAATATTAAAAATAAATGAAAAAGACTTTTATGATTTTCTTGAAAAAGATCTCTTATCTAATATTAATCAATGTATGAGTAAGGAACTAAGCGCAAAGGATATCAAGAAAGGACTGAAGTATTCAAAATATGATAATGACGCCCATACTCGTATTGATATAACCATATTAGATTATAAAAGAGGAGAGTTTTACAAGTCACAAATCAAATCATTACTAGACACCATTACTATTTCTTATGAAACAGAAGTAGTGGACGAGGGCTTAAAAGTAATATTTAATCAACATATCGAAAGTTTTGAGAAAGAAAAACACAACAAGTTGATGAGAATGTTTAGTGAGGCTGTTTACTACGGAAGAATGACAGATACACTTTATGATATCCAGAAAAAGATTCTAAATAGTAAAGAGGGGATTGTAGAACCAGTTCATCCACAGCAGGCTGAGTATAAACATCTAAAAAAGCTATTTTCTAAAGAAATATAA
- a CDS encoding PTS sugar transporter subunit IIB: MKILLVCAGGMSTSILMKKMESYWKEAGEALNIKAVGLAEYQDVYQNYDIVLMGPQVSYRLKEVKEYTGLPCAPIQSFDYAIANCPNIMKLAKKLYAEK, encoded by the coding sequence ATGAAAATTTTATTGGTATGTGCAGGTGGAATGTCAACAAGTATTTTAATGAAGAAGATGGAAAGCTATTGGAAGGAAGCTGGGGAAGCACTTAATATTAAAGCAGTGGGCCTCGCTGAGTATCAAGATGTGTATCAAAATTATGATATCGTCTTAATGGGACCTCAAGTATCCTATCGCTTAAAAGAAGTAAAGGAATACACTGGACTCCCATGTGCTCCAATTCAATCCTTTGACTATGCCATTGCAAATTGTCCTAATATTATGAAGCTAGCAAAAAAGTTATATGCTGAAAAATAA